TTTTCCATCATTTTTTCGGCGTTACTTTTTGCTGCATTAGCTTATATTCCCCTAATGGAAAACGGAGGGCACTTCTACCTTCTTTATTGTTTACCGATGGCATTATGCTGCTTGATTCCTGCGGTCACATCTTATAAAGCGATGAAACTACACAAATTGGAAGTCGACCGCAATGCAACGACGAAAATCTAGATTGTTAGATATTGACAGCAAAAAAAAAGCCCGTGATCGAACGAGCGTCTTTAATGAATAACAGCATGAAAATAACCCCCTCCATGCATCTGGCGGATGTCATGGAGGGGGTCACTATTTTATATGGCGAATGAAATCATTGGCAGCAGCTTCTTATTGTTCCACTACACGGCCATCTTTATATATGTGGAACCAGCCGATCGTACCTGTGCCGCCTTGATCGATCCAATCCTTGTTGGCGGCTTTATAGAGGTAATAGGCTTTTCCTTTGCTATCTTTAAGCAATCTGCCGTCACCGCTGAATACGATCTTGCTCCCTAGCTTCTTTGTCCCTATGGCAATCGCTGCCTTCTCCGTGAACTGTTTTCTTTCCACTTTATTTTCATCCAAGGCAGCCCATGTCATCGGCCCAACGATTCCATCCGAACTCAAGTTATGGTCCACTTGAAATTCCCTTACGATATTTTGCGTCTGGGTCCCAAAAATGCCATCAACGCCAACAGTATATTTAACATCTTTAAGGCTTTGCTGCAGGTCCCTTACGTAGCTTGAGCGGGAGCCTTTGCGGAGGGTCGGACGCGTTTCCGCTTTCGTTTCCACCTTCTGCACTTGACCATCCTTTGAAGCCGCATGGGTAATTGATGCTGTCCCCGTGCCAAGTGGCGACGCCATCAGGACAACGGCTGGGATCATGACCAATAATGTTTTCTTCACTGACACAAACCTCCATTCATATAATCATTCTGCTGATTTCAGACTATCTTTCCATGGAGCACATTCATTATAACGTATAAAATCCATTTATTGGGTTTTAATTACTTATGATAAATAAAATGGGAAAAAGTGTTCACGAGAGCTGAGGGTCTTCTGACTGATGGTCAAGCGTTGACCTCGATTATCAAAATGCCGACAAATGGCGTTTTCCCTCATTCATCACCCAAAAGTGAGACAGCCATTTGTCGATCTGGTTTGCCTTTAATCCAGCCGACTTCGTTCTCATTTCCTGTCATGTCGCTGTCGCT
This genomic stretch from Peribacillus muralis harbors:
- a CDS encoding peptidoglycan-binding domain-containing protein, with protein sequence MKKTLLVMIPAVVLMASPLGTGTASITHAASKDGQVQKVETKAETRPTLRKGSRSSYVRDLQQSLKDVKYTVGVDGIFGTQTQNIVREFQVDHNLSSDGIVGPMTWAALDENKVERKQFTEKAAIAIGTKKLGSKIVFSGDGRLLKDSKGKAYYLYKAANKDWIDQGGTGTIGWFHIYKDGRVVEQ